From Girardinichthys multiradiatus isolate DD_20200921_A chromosome 19, DD_fGirMul_XY1, whole genome shotgun sequence:
AATAATGCAGTGATTTGACTGAGAGTTTTACAATATAATAAATCATATAGttacaaacaaactgaaaaaacatGCAGCCATCATCATGTTGGAAAGTGGAAAGAAATCCAGCTGAAAATATTGCACTTGAAAGACAGCGTTTTTTGATCATCTTTTAGAGTAAGAGGTTTGATTGCAATGAAGAAGGAACCAGAAGGAACCAGAAGGAACCAGAAGGAACCGGGGCATTTAAAAGCCCAGTAAGAGCTGGGACCAACACCTCTTAACCCACAGAACTTCTGTAGCCGTCAGAGGGGGAGGGTTTCAGTGGATCGAATCGCACAGCGACTTTGTACAAAAACGAAACTTTGtcaaagacaaaaataaccacACTGTAAAAACGTATTTGCTCACTAAACTTGACTCAGTCTAGTTTACTTGTTGCTTTGACTCAGTTAAGTTATTTCAATTATAACTGTCAAGTTCATAACACTTCATCAaggattttttttacaactttagTTAAGTTGACTAAACTATCTTTAGCAATTATGTTTAACTAAAAATGGTCAgttaagagaaataaatgaaatagttGCCCCAACTTATTTTATAAAGTTCTTACATTATTACATTAAGTTGATGGAACACAAAATTTTACATTGTTATAATAGCAGTGACAGTGACATGCACTTATTTTTACAAGTTTTAACAAATGCTCAGCTGGTTGGATCTAAATGGAATTCTCACttttaaattcatatttttaagtgaactataaaatgtttatttttttactgtgtaCGACTTTTTACAACTTTAAATGTTCAATCTTTTTAACAAATGACGTAGTGAGTctaaataagaaacaaagtttTATGAACAAGATTTTATTCAAACCTGgtcatttttcaaaaataaatgcaaaaatattgttttacaagtttccactaaaaaacagaaaatacttttctttctaacttcttttgaaaattttttttccaatataCTTTTGAATGTTTCTCAAGGACAGtgatgagaaaaaacaaaccctCTAACAAGAAGACATTGTTGTATAAATTAACTACTGAAAAGCAAAATCAaatttgttctgaggtttttctAAGACACAAAACCTGTTAgacatttttaaaggttttaaatattttcatacttgtttaaacatattttaagcaagtaacaaacacagaaaatacacTTACCATTCACATTGAAAGATGTGCATTTCTGTAACAATGCCTGAGTAAACTAGTGCACTTAATTTCTGTATGACTATCTGGTTTAAAAATATCGTATTCTACCCAAACCTCTAAGAAATCCTCCaaagtgaaatgttttatgAGAATAACAAATTTAACTGAACTTTTTATACATACtggtttgtttcatttcagATGTTTTAGCAAACAGATGCAAACAGACACTACATTAAACAGAGCATCTGAGTTCAATGTTATGGATTTATGAGCATTCAATAATGCCTTAtgggaaactccaagaaacAAGTTACAATAATATTCCTAAGTTGTACAACTTGCCATGCTTACATTTGTATCTTAACTTCAACTCAACCTGAAAGGGAAAGAACGGTTTTCTTCAAaggacaaaaacacagcagtccTTGGTTCATATGAACAGAGTCACTTCATTTGAAAAGGGTATTTTTTAAGGAATGGACCCTAGCAGAGCACGAGTCGCTTCCAATTCCCAAGAAAAGACGCTGGATTACTTCAAAAGTGTATTTTAGGTCCTTGGGATAGTTCAAGTTCAGTACATACATCAGTCCCATCAGTGTCATAAAAGCGCTGGGTAGATCACATAGGTGACGAATCACAATGTTTGCCTCAAGCACAATGGCAACATCCTGGTAGGAGGACGGAAGTGGTTCACTCACATCTTCCAAGACAAGAAGGATTCCTGCCAGCATTCCCTTGATGAGATCATCTTCACAGTCTGTTGGCttcatggaaaaaaacaaaacaacaaaagactACTTTAAGGAAGCACAGCTAAGAAAGCCACTAGGGGTCTCTAACTCTGGTTCTTGAAAGCTACTGTTCTGCAAATTTTAAATGCTCCAACTAACATGAATTAAATGAATGGCTCTTTGACCTTTGCTAGGGATGTATCTAAAAATTGCATGGCAGTAGCGCTTAAAGACTGGAGTTGGGGAACCCTGTCCTAGATGGAAGCATTGTTCTGCAAAGtactttgttttctaaaaaggAAACCGTAAACACAGAGatatcaaattaaattaaataaattttaagcAGAGTTAAATGATATCTCCAACTCTGAACTGAATGGGGATAAATGATACAATTACCCGGGGAATCTTTAAAgccaaattaatttaaaaaaatgacttcaaagtttttataaaaaacaggaaagttctaaaaataaaatactgtacCATTACACTTCATATTCTTATGTGAAGATATTTTGGGTATATACACAATTCAGGTAATCTACAATTATGATCTTAAAAGACTGACAATCTTTTCTAATAAACTACATATGTTTGAATTTGAAACGTTTCTTACCTCACACATCTTTAAGAGCGGGAAAAGTTTCTCTTTCATGCAACATGGTAGACCCAGCAACACAGCTGTTCTTTTTCTTTGGTTTGATGGctgcaaaaatgaaagaaaatgtattcaaatcaCCATAACAGGAGTTAAATAACTGATTTATCATAACTAGTAACTAAATGCagggaaaatattttactaaaaaaaaaaaaaacatttagacagtTTACAATGTAAACAAAGTTACACTTACATCCCTGTCAAGACTGTCCAGCAAGGCCATCATTTCCTTATTTCCATCAAAACGCCTTGACCTATACAGCAGAAGCAGTTTCTGGAGATTTCCATCTAGTCCTTCATAGAATGAATAGAGGTCCACTGACATCAAATGGGTGAATTCCTTGACAATCTTTAGGGAGAATAACAAATATTTAggaccaaaaacagaaaaccttttttttttttgatagcaAGAAGTTGTAGGTAtgaagcattttatttattttagaatttaaaCCGTCTTTATGTCATCAGTGGgtctaaaatacatttatattgtaGTTTTATCTGATTTCAATTATATTCGTACCTTTACAGTTTGTATCTCTATATCCCTCTTGTGTccaagtttttttctgtctgtcgaAGGCAGGCTAGCCGACAGCAGAGCAAGGGGAGAGCGGGAAACGGACAAAAAGCGAGCGGGATAGGAGGGGTTACCATGAAGTAAAGCTCAACGCCACgggaaaattacattttaatattttactaatattttaaaacacttattagATGTCCAGGTAAAAAATTACCtacgttttttattttttgttttggaaaggTGCCCTAGCTAGCTAGTTCCcttaaaaattaaacataaatatagtaTGAAATACGGAATTAAAAACATTAGACgactgtttaaaacaaaaagatagttaaatcaaacagtgTTCTCAAATAAATCCTATAAAGTATTAAATTAAAGTCTACTTACTCTGGAAGGATGAGAGACCCAGCGAGAAAGAAGATGGCGGCGAATCATTCTGAAAATTTTCTGACGAGTGTACCATGTGACCGTTGACGTTACGTAGTGGCGCATGCGTGTTCAGTGGATCACAGCTGGAACTACTTTTCATAAGTGTGCAAAATGGATTATTTgtagtttctctctctctttttaagtTGACGTTCTTATAACAGATTTTAATCAGTTCAATGAAGTAATGTGTACAGACAACTTGATTAAATAAGCTCAGCTGACAAAAACCCATAATTGTTTATTACAGTGCAGAGGCTGGAGCTCTGCAGGAAGTACAAAGACAGGCAGCAGAAGACTGGTCTTCTTGTGTCATACCAACAGCAAACCATCATGATATTCCCATTGCTTCTAACCTAGGAGAGCAGTCTTACTCACCATTCTGCACAGGGACCCTGACCTGAGCAGGAACAAAACATTATCCAAGATGGACTTTTTTATAACAATTTCAACCTATGCTGAGGACACACCCCAGATCTTCAGCCAATTGAAAACTTGTGGTCAATTCTCAAAAAATGTGTCGATATACAAAACGCAACACACTGATTTCTCCACCAGCCAGGATGTGGCTCAGATGTGATGTCTGAGATAATTAGGGAAGTTAGGAAGAGTACTCAACTAATTAGATAACCTTGTCCTCATAGAAATGTATCTTTCCATTCATCCATGTCTTCTGCTTACCCCAAATCAAGGAGTAGGGATAACAGGTTCAGGAGGGcgacccagacatccctctccccagtgaTACGCCCAGCTCTGGATCTCTTAGGCCCAGaggaacatacaggtccttctcaaaatattaacatattgtgataaagttcattattttccataatgtcatgatgaaaatttaacattcatatattttagattcattgcacactaactgaaatatttcaggtcttttattgtcttaatacggatgattttagcatacagctcatgaaaacccaaaattcctatctcacaaaattagcatatttcatccgaccaataaaagaaaagtgtttttaatacaaaaaacatcaaccttcaaataatcatgtacagttatgcactcaatacttggtcgggaatccttttgcagaaatgactgcttcaatgcggcgtggcatggaggcaatcagcctgtggcactgctgaggtcttatggaggcccaggatgcttcgatagcggcctttagctcatccagagtgttgggtcttgagtctctcaacgttctcttcacaatatcccacagattctctatggggttcaggtcaggagagttggcaggccaattgagcacagtgataccatggtcagtaaaccagttaccagtggttttggcactgtgagcaggtgccaggtcgtgctgaaaaatgaaatcttcatctccataaagcttttcagcagatggaagcatgaagtgctccaaaatctcctgatagctagctgcattgaccctgcccttgataaaacacagtggaccaacaccagcagctgacacggccccccagaccatcactgactgtgggtacttgacactggacttctggcattttggcatttccttctccccagtcttcctccagactctggcaccttgatttcctaatgacatgcagaatttgctttcatccgaaaaaagtactttgaaccactgagcaacagtccagtgctgcttctctgtagcccaggtctggggaatgcggtacctgtagcccatttcctgcacacgcctgtgcacggtggctctggatgtttctactccagactcagtccactgcttccgcaggtcccccaaggtctggaatcggcccttttccacaatcttcctcagggtccggtcacctcttctcgttgtgcagcgttttctgccacactttttccttcccacagacttcccactgaggtgccttgatacagcactctgggaacagcctatttgttcagaaatgtctttctgtgtcttaccctcttgcttgagggtgtcaatagtggccttctggacagcagtcaggtcggcagtcttacccatgattggggttttgagtgatgaaccaggctgggagttttaaaggcctcaggaatcttttgcaggtgtttagagttaactcgttgattcagatgattaggttcatagctcgtttagagacccttttaatgatatgctaattttgtgagataggaattttgggttttcatgagctgtatgccaaaatcatccgtattaagacaataaaagacatgaaatatttcagttagtgtgcaatgaatctaaaatatatgaatgttaaattttcatcataacattatggaaaataatgaactttatcacaatatgctaatattttgagaaggacctgtacagcaggtaaaatatgttttaaatatgttttcctaAAGATGCAATCAAATGTCGGCAAATACCCATCTAGTCCACACATGCAAGGCATGTCTATAAATTAGGTTATGTGTAACAAAATGGAATGACTCGGGGAAAAGGTCATAAACATGAAGAACAGAGAGGTGCAAAACCAACTGAAATCTGTCTGTcgttaaaaataaaacctgccAATTTATGGAAACTGCTTCAGTCCCAGCTGATGTCCTTTACAAGGATGTCTGGCTCCCAAGGTGTCTGGTTTCCACAAAACATCTCATGATGGGCAAAACCAATGGGCTCCCTCAAGACCCTTGCAGCCTTGTTGCAAAACATGATGATGGCATCGGGTACACTACAATCACTACACAAGGTACCAGTGAGTACTGTTAGGGacattatctgaaaatggaaagaacatTATTACACCATAAACCGGCCACTTCCTGGTGCTCTCCACAAGATTTCAGACAGGACTGAAAATGATTACCAAGAGTTTTTCAAGAGCTTCATAGAGAATTAGGAGATACAGAACAGATATGCAGTCAACTGCCTTAGCCTGTTTGCACACTTACCACAGAAGACTTCAATGGTGTGGAAAAAGCATGATTAAGCACCTTTAAAGCTTGCTAGACATCTATTGGGAGAATATGGTCGGGTCCAATGAGATCAAAACTCCCTGGATGCCAATATACATAACATGTTTGGAGGCTAAGCGGCACTGAATATCGCcccaaaaacacaacacaacaagGAAGGTTGGGGCTGTTTTCAATCAAGAGGCACTGGTAGACGTACAACTGAAGAAAGGAATCACGTAAAAATATTCTGGGACATtcttccaaaaacaaaaaaactgctgcCATCTACCAGGATGATGGAGATGAAACGAGGGTAGTCGTTTCAGCAAGGCaacgatcccaaacacagcCAAGGGGACCATCAGTTGGTTtatgagaaagaaaataaagctgcTAGACTGGCCCAGCCAATCAGATGACCTGGATCCTTTAGAAGATCTATGGAACGACCCCTGTAGAACCTTTAGGATTTGTTTGAAAGAATGGGACAAAACCACAGCAGAATAATGCATGTGAGTAGTTTCTCCCTAGAGAAGGCTCCTTGAAGCAGTCATCACCAACAGAGGCTTTTGTACGCTATGTGTTCAACACTTATTTTACCCGCATGTAGTCTCCTGAGGTTCTGGGTCTGCTCTGGAGTCTCTTCCCAGACTTGCCCGCAAAACCTTCAAGAGGAGGCATCTAAGCAGGATCCTAATTAGAAGCCTGAACCACCTCAACTCCTTTCAATtcggaggagcagcagctctacctCAACCTCATGTTTAAGGGTGGCCAAAACTCCATACAAAGGAGGCCCGTTTCAGCCACGTTCTGTTAACAAGCAGATCCTGAAGCGACAAGCAGACCCAGaccatcatactaccaccatcatgtttgactgtaggtatgaAGTCCCTTCTCtgaagtgctttagatgttgtccaGGGTTCTTTGTGACTTCCTGGATGAGTTATTGATGTGCTCTTCGAGCAATTTTGGTAGACCGGCCCTCATGGAAGGGTCCCACattttctctatttgtggataatgtgTCTTATGGTGGTTCACTGGAgccccaaagccttagaaatgactttgtaaTTAAGATGACATTACTTTTTACTTAACAGATTTGCAGACAGTGGTTGTGTGTCATCATGCAGCACCACACTACTGCTCCTTTTGTTAAACGTTGATAGCATCTATCTGTTGTATTTCCACGTCTCACCGCATCACTGCCTCTATAAGGCTTTACTGGATTTTCATCTTAAACCACTTTTAATAATCATTAGCTGTGAGGTTATCCAGGTTTTTCTCCTACCTGAATTAAATTGATTAGAAGCAtacatttttcataaataaaaagtcaaattcAATTCATAGTTCGACTTTTACAATTTTGTGTGTGGTAACGTTTttagaatataaatataaatgtatttacataaatataaatattcagTGTTTCCTGACTGGAAACATACAATAGTATTTTCTTCTTGAGATTTTATTgatataattttaaaactattgCTTTCATTGACTTTGCTCAGAACAAAACCCTTTTTACATGAGGTaggatgtgtttgtttttgtccgtCTTTGCAGCATAGCTCTTGCCTTATTTGTCTCCGTTTTTATTAAAAGTGATGCTCTGAGACCCaccaaggaaaagaaaacaaacttacTTTGTtcagaatatttaaaataaaagaattttaTGCCTTGCACTGCCCCCATGTGGTTACATTTTGTCAGTACACACCGATTACAAAAAGAAGTACTCATCTTGAAAACAGTCGCACAACCTTTATTTACAGTTacttccataaaaaaaaaaaacacacaaacaaaacaattaaaaaaacaaaccaggaTAAACACATGGTGGTGATGGGGTCACGATGGGCCAAGAGGTACAATAGTTACACATTCATACTACAGGAGAAACTCCACACCCAAACATGCTGTGTAAGGTTTGTGACAGAGCTGCAAGCCTTTACTCTTCACCTAAAACATTTCACTGAGCTAACTCTTTCTACACAGTTGAACTAAACCAAGGATTTCCCCTCATGTTGGATTAATTACGAACGCAGACAGCTGTAGTGCCAAGAGTACAAGGATTtctgaagaaaacatccagCCACCACATGGTGCAAACTACTAATAAAACAGAGAATCCTTATTTGGAGATCCTAATAAAATGAGAGGACACATTCAGGAGAAGCTGTATAAAAATAAGCCGAGGCCCTTTGACCTAATATAGGAGTATTAAGTGGGCTGTAGGTCTGAGATAAGGCTTCAGTTAGAATCTGCATCGTTTCATTCCTCACTCatacaaaaatgtaacttttttttttcttcaaatagcGCTCAGAATAATGTAAACACATACGTTGTTGTGTAGAATTGCTTGTTTACTGTTGTCCGATTACATATTTTACACGTGACTTCGAACACGAGTGAAACAGCCTCCACATGCAGGGAGATGAGAGTTTTAAAGAAATCTGTCCAGGCTTGTTCCTGTTAGCTGAGAAAGCAGCACACAGTCGGCTCCTAAACTTCACCACCAACGTAGACTCAGTGCTTTCAGGTCATGTTTCAAAACTGTGTCCTTTGGTCCGCCATCGGTCACAGCAACAGGTGCaactcaaaaaatttgaataattcACGCAGATATCTTCAAAAAAAACAGTtctaaaaagtgaaactcatattaaGTCGATTCACCACAGAGAGGGGTGGATTTCAAGCTTctttctgttacttttgaaaaccaaacattttgtttctcagagaaatattacatcagagcaATAAAAAGGGGTTTTAATGGAGACTTGTCATGTTGGGCCCACTTTATCacggggaagactgctgacttgacagacaTCCAGGAGACACCCTTCATATGGAGGGTGAGCCACAAAAGCTAATTGCCAGAGTGGGTGTTCGCAGAGGTATGTACCCAAGTATATtagtggaaagttgagtggagggAAAAAGTCTAATGAACAAGTAACACAGGCAACTTAAATTCAGCCTTGAGAGGAGCGCTTTAAGAGCCACCACATACAGACGTGCCCAGCACCTGGGCAACCatcacattccttgtgttaagtaACTCCTGAATGTCAGCAAGCTATCTGGGTTCAGTAGGAAAAGCACTGGAGTGTTGCCCAGCCCCATACAGAACCTTTGGAGTATTgtcacctcagcagaaccacaggctgatcacctccatgccataATGCACTGTTGCAGGAAATCATGCAAATGGAGCTTCACCttagaccaagtattgagtgcagaTATATTGATGGTTGGGTCATTTCAGTAGACACATAAATACTGTATAAAAAATAGATCTATACTGGTCTGATGTAATCTTCTAGTTTTCAGAGAAACTCAAGTTTGGATTTCTATCGACTGTAAGCCATAACCACCAAAAGTGAAATAAActtaaatatatcactctgtagGTAATAAATCGATATGAGATTAACCttttggaactgaaataaattaacgtTTTGatcatattctaatttaatgagatgaaaatgtatgtgaaatcactgaaaaaaaacaaaacaaataaatgtggaCAATCCTCAAACTCTGGACCAAAATACAAAATGTCTCAGAAAATAGTTACGTTCCTCACTTGGACTCTAGAGCTGTTCTTCAAGAAGGTGAGAAAAGGTTTTTAGGCGACTGAtgcatgcaaagaaaaaaaaaaaagatttatttgcaTCTTTTCTGATAAAAATGAACAGTAACGTTGCCTTATTTAGGTCCAACACGTAATGATGATGGTTTGGAAGTTAGTCTCTGCCCTGCTATTCTGTAAAACAACCCAGTTTTAGTGAAATATAGAAAAGAATCCCGAATCTATTCTGTTGAGTTTAACGCAGGTAAAATGTTTACTGTGTAATGTAGGAAAGTGGTTAAACTGTTAGCAACACAGAAAGCCTCCAGAAGCCAGCAGCAACGTGGCTTTTGGTTTCAGATATCTGAGTCTCTTGTTCTGAGGCTGGGAGAGATCGAGGAGCGAGGTTGGTGATCCATGGGCATAAACTGTATAGGAAAGGgcctaaaattaaaattaaagactGAACTAATATCTTAGAAATTATACAAAATGCTTTCTCCTCACTTACATGCAGCTGCAGGATCTGACTACTTCCTTTTCACAGCAACAGAATCTTCTTCTTTCAGGACAAATTTTTTCCTCAGAGCTTCTGATATCAGTGTGGCGGAGTCTTCCTCTCGGAGCGAAGTGCAGCCTCTGTTGTACCTGAACAAGGCAACACATCATCTGTCAGTGCAAACGGCAAACTAAATGTGAGCTTTGTTTCTTTCACTGCACCAGCATCTCTCACCTGTCTTTACTCATCTTCATTTTGTTCATGTCCTTCAGGATGTCCATAACATCAGCAAAACTGGTGGACTTGGACAGGGACACTGTGTCCTCCTCCGCCTCCTGGAAGTCCATGGTGGGCCTGTCCAGGTCAAAGGTTGCCGATGCCGTCATGGAAGCCGGGGGCAGAGGGTCGGGGAGCAGCTCAGACACAACAGAGACAACATCTTTCTCATCTTCCTCCACCAGTTCTtcgtcttcttcctcctcttcttcctcctcagtGACATCACTGATGACGAATGAAGCGGGAGTTGCGGTTGCCGGCTGGAAGGACATAGTCTCAAATGGCGCCATAGAAAAGCCCATGCTCGTGTCGTCAGGGGAGAGCAGTTCAGGGGTCAGGGGGTTGGAGTCTGCAGAGAAAAGATACAATTACTTAGTTTGTTCACTTATTGTTGCTTAGAGGAACTTATCAGTAGAAGAAGAAGATTTGACACATTGTTTcatagggggaaaaaaaaacagcttagaCTAATCATCATTTAACAATTTTAAGGTTAAAATTCCATATTTTTAGGGCTTGTGTTTATTAGCAAATTtaagtaaaaattaaaaaaggtttacaaCTGGGGCTGCACAATTTCAGGAAAATATGTAGTTACAATACTGTTGTTGAAAATCCCAATTATGATTTCGATTCACCTCCGTTTTCAGGATCTGAGCCACTAAAAACATAAAGCGTAAGAGCTGTACCTGCAGTTAAAGAGTCCACCCAACAGGCcaaatatattataaatatgcagaacagatgACAAATATAACCTTCTACTAAATATTGACCAAGCAGTCACAACACTGATCCTGCGATGATGACTGCTATTCAAGGAATCTGAATGAAGTCGGGCTTCAAATTAGAAACCTGGAAAGATCACAATCTGACTGAAAGTAGAAGGCAGAGGGTAAACAGGCGGACAAATGGATAGAGAGACGGTTCTTTCAGGATGGAATTGGGAATATGATAGGgtaataatattatttttccAGAATCTGTTACTTTTCTCCATATTTGTCCAGGCCGGGAAAATAAACCAAATTCCAGACCTTtcagactgtgtaggaaccctgtacaGAAACCTAGCAGAAAACCTTAAAAACTT
This genomic window contains:
- the LOC124855584 gene encoding uncharacterized protein LOC124855584 gives rise to the protein MVHSSENFQNDSPPSSFSLGLSSFQTLLHGNPSYPARFLSVSRSPLALLSASLPSTDRKKLGHKRDIEIQTVKIVKEFTHLMSVDLYSFYEGLDGNLQKLLLLYRSRRFDGNKEMMALLDSLDRDPSNQRKRTAVLLGLPCCMKEKLFPLLKMCEPTDCEDDLIKGMLAGILLVLEDVSEPLPSSYQDVAIVLEANIVIRHLCDLPSAFMTLMGLMYVLNLNYPKDLKYTFEVIQRLFLGIGSDSCSARVHSLKNTLFK
- the mtfr1l gene encoding mitochondrial fission regulator 1-like, with product METETEMIPIWQNKPHGAARSVVRRIGSTLPLKPPQRACFQELPGLPSLRPFDSPSVPTLADIAWIVADEEETYARVRSDSRPLKHEWRPTPLLVLHRNSSVPNFRREGKRMEGLKKPGMTALNRTTALQEELSRLRAQIAKIVANDSDSNPLTPELLSPDDTSMGFSMAPFETMSFQPATATPASFVISDVTEEEEEEEEDEELVEEDEKDVVSVVSELLPDPLPPASMTASATFDLDRPTMDFQEAEEDTVSLSKSTSFADVMDILKDMNKMKMSKDRYNRGCTSLREEDSATLISEALRKKFVLKEEDSVAVKRK